Proteins from one Halopseudomonas pelagia genomic window:
- a CDS encoding TonB-dependent receptor domain-containing protein, translated as MTHRTFLKTPLSTGIITGLSLLASSVAIANDNTIRLADTVVTASGFEQKITDAPASISVISNEDLQQNRYANLAQALDGVEGVDIRQGTGKTGGLDISIRGLPSEYTLILIDGRRQNTAGNVTPNGFNDTATSFMPPLSAIERIEVIRGPMSTLYGSDAMGGVVNIITKKVGTQWGSSVTVDRTFQEDSDYGATSNANLYSSGPLIDGLLGLAVRGSIFDRQESDLTFADDSTVSKRGASPVEGGNYTVGARLNLTPTANHDFSLDLDRSIQRYENDDCQLGNLDGRTGGSAVTGCNVAAPTRANGYSDELRFEREQVALAHQGRLGFGTATSSLTHSTTETLGRTIPGTPIGDSYDGYPQIVVGDDRELKSRDLVLDTKLVAPLGQAHIATVGAQWWDAEVTDGIADETFQQTSWALFAEDEWRIRDDLALTLGGRYEDHEAFGGNFSPRAYLVWNTTDSWTMKGGVTQGYKTPTLNQLHDGISGVTGQGSTLTIGSPDLEPETTTNTEFGVYYDNLNNFSANVTVFHNKFEDKIDDGTALPNCFSADADVPAGQPGCIEFGPGFTQGSFAQSTNIGEAETQGIELGSRWEFAPAWSLSANYTYTDSEQKSGDNKGAPLTNTPDHLLFARLNWAATQRVNLWLKGEYRSERARFIDRYDNLSAGNQALQDAAGDLKAYEVFHLGGSLQATDDLTLNATIYNVLGKDFTEGSYYTTNTGATSWASDYIQSGRSTDGTLEEGRRLWLSATYQF; from the coding sequence ATGACGCATAGAACTTTTCTCAAAACACCGTTATCTACCGGGATTATTACCGGGCTGTCATTACTTGCCAGCAGCGTAGCCATTGCCAATGACAACACTATTCGGCTGGCCGATACCGTAGTGACAGCGTCTGGGTTTGAGCAAAAAATCACCGATGCCCCCGCCAGCATCAGCGTCATCAGTAATGAAGACCTGCAACAGAATCGCTATGCAAATCTAGCCCAGGCGCTGGACGGTGTCGAAGGCGTGGATATCCGTCAAGGCACGGGTAAAACGGGCGGCTTGGATATCAGTATCCGCGGCCTACCGAGCGAATACACACTGATACTCATCGATGGCCGCCGGCAGAATACCGCAGGCAACGTGACACCGAACGGTTTCAACGACACGGCTACCAGCTTTATGCCGCCGCTGTCCGCGATTGAGCGTATCGAGGTTATCCGCGGCCCAATGTCCACCTTGTATGGCTCTGATGCCATGGGCGGCGTGGTCAACATCATCACCAAAAAAGTCGGGACGCAATGGGGCAGCTCCGTCACCGTCGATCGTACCTTCCAGGAAGATAGCGATTACGGCGCCACCAGCAATGCAAATCTGTACAGCAGCGGCCCGCTGATCGATGGCCTGCTAGGGCTAGCGGTGCGCGGCAGCATCTTTGACCGCCAGGAATCGGACCTGACTTTTGCTGACGACAGCACCGTTAGCAAGCGCGGCGCTTCACCTGTTGAGGGTGGCAACTACACCGTCGGTGCGCGCCTTAACTTGACGCCGACGGCTAACCACGATTTTTCACTGGATTTGGACCGCAGCATCCAGCGATACGAGAACGACGATTGCCAATTGGGCAATCTGGACGGCCGAACGGGTGGTAGCGCTGTCACCGGCTGTAACGTCGCGGCACCGACCCGAGCCAATGGCTATAGCGACGAACTTCGTTTTGAGCGCGAGCAGGTTGCCCTCGCCCACCAGGGTCGCCTGGGCTTCGGCACCGCCACCAGCAGTCTGACGCACAGCACTACCGAAACCCTTGGGCGAACCATCCCAGGCACGCCCATTGGCGACAGTTACGACGGCTATCCGCAGATCGTCGTAGGGGATGACCGCGAACTGAAATCGCGTGATCTGGTTTTGGACACCAAGCTCGTCGCCCCGCTGGGACAGGCGCATATAGCCACCGTTGGCGCCCAGTGGTGGGATGCCGAAGTCACCGACGGCATTGCTGACGAGACATTTCAGCAGACCTCATGGGCGTTATTTGCTGAAGACGAATGGCGTATTCGCGACGACTTGGCGCTGACGTTGGGTGGCCGGTACGAAGATCACGAAGCCTTCGGCGGTAACTTCAGCCCACGCGCTTATTTGGTCTGGAATACCACTGATAGCTGGACTATGAAGGGCGGGGTAACCCAAGGATATAAGACCCCCACATTGAACCAGCTGCATGACGGTATCAGCGGTGTCACCGGCCAGGGTTCAACGCTGACGATCGGTAGTCCCGACCTAGAGCCTGAAACCACCACAAATACTGAATTCGGCGTGTACTACGACAATCTGAATAATTTCAGTGCCAACGTTACCGTATTCCATAATAAATTTGAGGATAAGATCGACGACGGCACGGCACTACCCAATTGCTTTTCAGCTGATGCCGACGTGCCCGCGGGCCAGCCTGGCTGTATTGAATTTGGACCCGGCTTTACCCAGGGTAGCTTCGCGCAAAGCACCAATATAGGCGAAGCAGAAACCCAGGGTATCGAACTGGGCAGCCGCTGGGAGTTCGCTCCGGCCTGGAGCCTGAGTGCCAACTACACCTATACCGATAGTGAGCAAAAGAGCGGCGATAACAAGGGTGCGCCCCTGACCAATACCCCGGACCATCTGCTATTCGCGCGTTTGAACTGGGCAGCCACTCAGCGGGTCAATCTTTGGCTCAAGGGTGAATATCGCAGTGAACGTGCTAGGTTTATTGACCGTTATGACAATTTGAGCGCAGGCAATCAGGCGCTACAGGACGCAGCGGGCGATCTCAAAGCCTACGAAGTCTTTCACCTCGGTGGTTCATTACAAGCGACCGATGATCTGACCCTGAACGCAACCATCTACAACGTGCTGGGGAAAGATTTCACCGAGGGCAGCTACTACACCACCAACACCGGTGCCACTAGCTGGGCATCAGATTACATTCAGAGCGGACGGTCAACTGACGGCACACTGGAAGAAGGTCGGCGCCTTTGGCTGTCTGCCACCTATCAGTTCTAA
- a CDS encoding GGDEF domain-containing protein, with product MPSLFALHRIKLLSLLVISNLGLILHLSLGDVKSGAAWAWLDIAGEGGSAALVLIWICLLLKSRPAGRVTDLLFLGLACLFFSLWMDVTDEFVQMADSVRWDAWLESGPMPVGFVLLTLGIYHWHREQLAISAQMRNRERLYREHRQFDKLTPLGGAAYLKTQIELTIKQAVIDRQPLSLIMLDMDRFNMINRDYGQKEGDRVLQVVTQLVLLNLREHDLLCRLAGDRFVVVLPNTLESQAVIVATELSLAIAHLAYRTTGQGERLTLSATTVAAMARQESAERLLERLNMTMARAKQTPLARSA from the coding sequence ATGCCCTCGTTGTTTGCGCTGCACCGTATCAAGCTGTTGTCACTGCTGGTGATATCGAATCTCGGGTTGATCCTGCATTTGTCTCTCGGTGACGTGAAGTCCGGTGCCGCCTGGGCCTGGCTGGATATAGCAGGCGAGGGCGGCTCTGCGGCTCTGGTGTTGATCTGGATCTGCCTGCTGCTGAAGAGTCGGCCGGCAGGGCGTGTGACGGATCTGCTGTTTCTGGGGCTGGCTTGCCTGTTCTTTTCGCTGTGGATGGATGTCACCGACGAATTCGTGCAGATGGCGGATAGCGTCAGATGGGACGCGTGGCTGGAATCAGGGCCAATGCCGGTGGGGTTTGTCCTGTTGACGTTGGGGATCTATCACTGGCATCGCGAACAGCTAGCCATCAGCGCACAAATGCGCAACCGAGAGCGGCTTTACCGCGAGCACCGACAGTTCGACAAGCTTACGCCTCTAGGCGGCGCAGCCTACCTCAAAACCCAGATTGAACTGACCATCAAGCAAGCGGTGATAGACCGGCAGCCCTTGTCGTTGATCATGCTGGACATGGACCGCTTCAATATGATCAACCGCGATTACGGCCAGAAAGAGGGGGACCGCGTATTGCAGGTGGTGACCCAACTGGTATTGCTGAACCTGCGCGAGCATGACCTGCTCTGTCGTCTGGCGGGCGATCGTTTCGTCGTTGTACTACCCAATACATTGGAGTCGCAGGCCGTGATCGTGGCGACCGAACTGTCTTTGGCTATAGCACATCTTGCCTACCGGACAACCGGTCAGGGCGAGCGGCTAACACTCAGCGCGACTACCGTGGCGGCTATGGCGCGGCAAGAGAGCGCAGAGCGTTTGCTTGAGCGTTTGAACATGACGATGGCACGCGCCAAGCAAACGCCGCTGGCGCGTAGCGCATGA
- a CDS encoding mechanosensitive ion channel family protein: MELDIWSQSFVGAMATLWNKIAAFIPNLIAALFIVLLGFVIAKVVDTLLSKGLAKLGLDRLMTGAGVNKMLKRIGINAPMSTVVGKVVYWFIVLTFIVSAAESLGLARVSATLDIFTLYLPKVVGAALILLAGLLLSHLVSGVVRGAAESVGVDYASGLGRFVQGLLVIITVSLAIGQLQIETALLNTVIAIVLVSFGAAAALALGLGSREMVSQIIAGIYVRELYHVGDRIKMDELEGVIEEIGTVKTQLLDDDGQIVSVANRTLIAQRVSR, from the coding sequence ATGGAATTGGATATCTGGAGTCAGAGCTTTGTAGGCGCCATGGCGACGCTATGGAACAAGATCGCAGCCTTTATACCCAACCTGATAGCAGCCTTGTTTATTGTCCTGCTCGGCTTTGTCATCGCCAAGGTCGTGGACACGCTGCTGAGCAAAGGTCTGGCTAAGTTGGGCCTGGACCGCCTGATGACCGGGGCGGGCGTAAACAAGATGCTCAAGCGCATTGGCATCAACGCTCCCATGTCGACTGTCGTTGGCAAGGTGGTCTACTGGTTCATTGTACTGACCTTTATTGTCTCTGCAGCCGAGTCACTTGGTCTGGCCCGGGTCTCGGCGACGCTGGACATATTTACGCTGTATCTGCCGAAGGTAGTGGGGGCGGCCTTGATCCTGCTCGCCGGCTTGTTGCTTTCCCACCTGGTCAGCGGCGTGGTTCGCGGAGCAGCAGAAAGTGTCGGTGTCGATTACGCCAGCGGGCTTGGGCGCTTCGTGCAGGGCCTGTTGGTGATCATTACCGTATCTCTGGCAATCGGGCAGTTGCAGATTGAAACCGCGCTGCTCAACACCGTTATCGCTATAGTACTGGTCTCCTTCGGCGCAGCTGCCGCGTTAGCGTTGGGCCTGGGGAGCCGGGAAATGGTCAGCCAGATCATTGCCGGGATCTATGTCCGCGAGCTCTATCATGTGGGCGATCGCATCAAGATGGACGAGCTGGAAGGTGTGATTGAAGAAATCGGCACAGTGAAAACCCAGTTGCTCGACGATGATGGGCAGATCGTCTCTGTCGCCAATCGCACGCTGATAGCCCAACGCGTTTCGCGCTAA
- the rraA gene encoding ribonuclease E activity regulator RraA: protein MHYVTPDLCDAYPDVAVVEPMFSNFGGHDSFGGQIVTVKCFEDNSVVKEQVDQDGRGKVMVVDGGGSLRRALLGDMLAEKAAKNGWEGIIVYGCVRDVDVLAQTPVGIQALASHPMKTDKRGIGDLNVVVTFAGVTFRPGEFVYADNNGIVVSAQALEMPS, encoded by the coding sequence ATGCATTATGTTACCCCCGATCTGTGTGACGCCTATCCGGATGTTGCGGTGGTAGAGCCGATGTTCAGCAACTTCGGTGGCCATGACTCCTTTGGTGGCCAGATTGTCACGGTCAAATGTTTTGAAGACAACTCTGTGGTCAAGGAGCAGGTCGATCAGGATGGCCGTGGCAAGGTCATGGTGGTTGATGGCGGTGGCTCGCTGCGGCGAGCACTGCTCGGCGACATGCTTGCGGAGAAGGCTGCCAAGAATGGCTGGGAAGGCATTATCGTCTATGGCTGCGTGCGTGATGTGGACGTACTGGCGCAAACCCCGGTGGGGATTCAGGCGCTGGCCAGCCATCCGATGAAAACCGACAAGCGCGGCATTGGTGACCTTAACGTAGTGGTGACCTTCGCTGGCGTGACGTTCCGCCCCGGCGAGTTTGTGTACGCCGATAACAACGGCATTGTGGTGTCCGCGCAAGCACTGGAAATGCCTTCCTGA
- the sigX gene encoding RNA polymerase sigma factor SigX produces MTNPHQTTRYNPAELTDEELVARANRELLHTTVAYEELMRRYQRTLFNVCARYLGNDRDADDVCQEVMLKVLHGLRQFEGKAKFKTWLYSITYNECITQYRKEKRKRRLMDALSLDQDESEEVVESSINIVTDRASLDRWLVHVNQVDREILVLRFVAELEFQEIADIMHMGLSATKMRYKRALEKLRKSIDNPF; encoded by the coding sequence TTGACTAACCCACACCAGACAACCCGTTACAATCCCGCCGAGCTTACGGACGAAGAATTGGTCGCCAGGGCCAATCGGGAGTTGTTGCATACCACGGTGGCTTATGAAGAGTTGATGCGCCGCTACCAGCGCACTCTGTTCAATGTCTGCGCACGGTATCTGGGCAATGACCGCGATGCGGACGACGTTTGCCAGGAAGTGATGCTCAAGGTATTACATGGATTGCGTCAGTTTGAGGGTAAAGCCAAATTCAAAACCTGGTTGTACAGCATTACTTACAACGAATGTATAACGCAGTACCGCAAAGAGAAACGCAAAAGGCGTTTAATGGATGCGTTAAGTCTGGATCAGGACGAGAGCGAAGAAGTTGTAGAAAGTTCCATAAATATTGTCACGGACCGGGCCAGCCTTGATCGCTGGCTGGTCCATGTAAATCAGGTAGATCGAGAGATCCTGGTGCTGCGATTTGTGGCCGAACTGGAATTTCAGGAAATAGCTGACATTATGCATATGGGGCTAAGCGCGACAAAAATGCGTTATAAAAGGGCGCTTGAGAAATTACGTAAAAGCATAGACAACCCCTTTTAG
- a CDS encoding LysR family transcriptional regulator, with product MVHHDFSELTVFALVVEQGGLTPVASSLGLPKSTLSRRISQLENRVGQRLLLRHSNRLTPTEAGNLFYRYCKQLIELAEHSQQALDELREEASGRLVLHVHNAFERGWLPTVLDAFLQRYPDILLDVQVSSRAPAFEQESAGDLWLWLGEVEASGLRSEIIGTWQAGLFTSPGYAGEHGLPLHPTELKQRAWVDVLEAGRQPVALVHTEEGEYVFQPPVSRMKVDSLVLQADAVVRGKGVGVLPSWYAQRYEQAHPGSFVSCLEGWQPASLPVTLLCNFGHPAKKVSALQDWLRESVPDAWRETVARV from the coding sequence GTGGTACATCATGATTTCAGCGAGTTGACAGTATTTGCGCTGGTGGTTGAGCAGGGTGGTTTGACACCCGTAGCGTCCAGCCTGGGTTTGCCCAAGTCGACGCTCAGCCGGCGCATCAGTCAGCTTGAAAACCGCGTAGGCCAACGTCTGCTACTCAGACATTCCAATCGTTTGACGCCAACCGAAGCAGGCAATCTCTTTTATAGGTACTGCAAGCAGTTGATCGAGCTGGCCGAGCACAGTCAGCAGGCGCTGGACGAATTACGCGAGGAGGCCAGTGGACGGTTGGTGCTGCATGTTCACAATGCCTTTGAAAGAGGTTGGTTGCCGACCGTCCTGGATGCATTTCTGCAGCGCTATCCGGATATTCTGCTGGATGTGCAAGTCAGCTCCAGGGCGCCTGCTTTCGAGCAGGAGAGTGCAGGGGATCTGTGGTTATGGCTGGGCGAAGTTGAAGCAAGCGGCTTGCGCTCCGAAATTATCGGTACCTGGCAGGCGGGTTTATTCACCAGCCCAGGTTACGCCGGTGAACACGGCTTGCCACTGCACCCGACAGAGCTTAAGCAACGCGCTTGGGTAGATGTACTGGAGGCGGGGCGGCAGCCAGTGGCGCTGGTACATACAGAGGAGGGCGAGTACGTGTTTCAGCCGCCGGTCTCGCGGATGAAGGTCGATAGCCTGGTATTGCAGGCTGACGCGGTCGTGCGCGGTAAAGGCGTTGGGGTGCTGCCCAGTTGGTACGCCCAGCGCTATGAGCAAGCGCATCCGGGCAGTTTTGTCTCGTGCTTGGAGGGCTGGCAACCGGCGAGCTTGCCGGTGACCTTGTTGTGTAATTTTGGCCATCCGGCAAAAAAGGTCTCGGCCCTGCAGGACTGGTTACGTGAATCTGTGCCGGATGCCTGGCGCGAGACCGTCGCGCGGGTCTGA
- a CDS encoding AraC family transcriptional regulator — protein sequence MSAQTNPWYERDERFIQAHHQPACLIDLALTRGIDSHRLLRGTGLFYQDILTGQQRICAEQFLRLIDNAQQLQGSDDCSFLFGQQLLPGHYGHASHALRHAQNLSQALERLVLLRRRVSPLLTPRVRLDGKFVYLHWFDSCGAGAREVFLVEAAMTAVTAMCRWLSGEPLPWQYQLRHTQPGYIEQYWVHLGEDVRFSCPQNLMRLPREYLVKSWPHASVTAGQVAEQASLHELAAANELAPSILDALFDHIHDHISQSRLRQPLGLERLAEAYGMSAATLKRKLKRHDTQFQQQLDQVRTFIALDLYLSKGFTSDEVATYLNFNDRANFRRSFKRWTGHLPSDLIGRLA from the coding sequence ATGAGTGCTCAGACAAACCCTTGGTACGAGCGTGACGAGCGATTTATTCAGGCTCATCATCAGCCTGCATGCTTGATTGATCTGGCGCTGACCCGCGGTATAGACAGCCATCGTCTGTTGCGTGGTACTGGGCTTTTCTATCAGGATATTCTGACCGGCCAACAACGCATCTGCGCCGAGCAATTCCTGCGCTTGATCGACAATGCCCAGCAATTGCAAGGCAGTGACGATTGCAGCTTTCTATTTGGCCAACAACTGCTGCCAGGCCATTACGGCCATGCCAGCCACGCGCTGCGGCATGCGCAGAACCTGAGTCAGGCGCTGGAGCGCCTGGTGTTGCTGCGGCGGCGAGTCTCACCTCTGCTTACACCGCGCGTCAGACTGGACGGCAAGTTCGTCTACCTGCATTGGTTCGACAGTTGCGGCGCCGGAGCACGTGAAGTCTTCCTGGTAGAGGCGGCGATGACCGCAGTGACCGCAATGTGTCGGTGGCTTTCCGGCGAGCCTTTGCCATGGCAGTACCAGTTACGACACACACAGCCGGGCTACATTGAACAGTATTGGGTCCATCTGGGGGAGGACGTGCGTTTCAGCTGCCCGCAAAATCTGATGCGCTTGCCGCGTGAATATCTAGTCAAATCATGGCCGCATGCCTCGGTGACAGCCGGCCAGGTCGCCGAGCAGGCCAGTCTCCATGAACTGGCTGCGGCCAATGAACTGGCGCCAAGCATTCTTGATGCCCTGTTCGATCACATCCATGATCACATCAGCCAATCCAGGCTTCGCCAGCCATTGGGGCTGGAACGTTTGGCCGAGGCATATGGAATGAGCGCCGCGACGCTTAAGCGCAAATTGAAACGCCACGATACGCAGTTTCAACAGCAGCTGGATCAAGTGCGAACCTTTATCGCGCTCGACTTGTATCTCAGCAAAGGCTTCACCAGTGATGAAGTGGCGACTTACCTCAACTTTAATGACCGGGCCAATTTTCGTCGGTCCTTCAAGCGTTGGACCGGACACCTGCCCAGCGATTTGATTGGCAGGCTGGCGTAA
- the ppsA gene encoding phosphoenolpyruvate synthase, which translates to MLEYVVSFEHLGVDDVERVGGKNASLGEMISNLAHAGVSVPGGFATTAEAYREFLEQSGLNERIHAALDALDVEDVNALARTGAQIREWVMEAPFPDALDQAIRTAFAELSNGNDNLAVAVRSSATAEDLPDASFAGQQETFLNIRGVDNVIRAAKEVFASLFNDRAIAYRVHQGFDHKLVALSAGVQRMVRSETGTAGVMFTLDTESGFRDVVFITGAYGLGETVVQGAVNPDEFYVHKPTLEAGRPAILRRNLGSKAIKMIYGEVASAGRSVKTVDVDKEERSRFCLSDEEVTNLSRQALIIEKHYGRPMDIEWAKDGDDNQLYIVQARPETVKSRNNVNVMERYLLKEKGEVLVEGRAIGQRIGAGRVRIIHNVSEMDKVQPGDVLVSDMTDPDWEPVMKRASAIVTNRGGRTCHAAIIARELGIPAVVGTGNATSELRDGQEVTVSCAEGDTGMIYSGQLSFDIRTNSVDAMPDLPFKIMMNVGNPDRAFDFANLPNEGVGLARLEFIINRMIGVHPKALLNFDSLPADVRDSVEKRIAGYDDPVGFYVEKLVEGISTLAAAFWPKKVIVRLSDFKSNEYANLIGGRLYEPEEENPMLGFRGASRYISDTFRDCFELECRAMKYVRDVMGLTNVEIMVPFVRTVGEAKQVVELLAENGLKRGENGLRLIMMCELPANALLAEEFLEHFDGFSIGSNDLTQLTLGLDRDSGIIAHLFDERNAAVKKLLAMAISACLAADKYIGICGQGPSDHPDLARWLMQQSIESVSLNPDSVMDTWFFLSENALEES; encoded by the coding sequence TTGTTAGAGTACGTAGTGTCCTTCGAGCATCTGGGCGTTGATGACGTCGAGCGGGTAGGCGGCAAGAACGCGTCCCTTGGCGAAATGATCAGCAACCTGGCCCACGCCGGTGTTTCTGTCCCCGGCGGTTTTGCCACCACGGCTGAAGCCTACCGCGAATTTCTGGAACAAAGTGGTCTGAACGAACGCATCCATGCCGCGCTTGATGCGCTGGATGTGGAAGATGTGAATGCGCTGGCCCGTACCGGAGCACAGATCCGCGAGTGGGTGATGGAAGCACCGTTCCCTGACGCACTGGATCAGGCAATCCGTACTGCCTTTGCCGAGCTGTCCAACGGTAATGACAATCTCGCCGTAGCCGTGCGCTCTTCCGCCACCGCTGAAGATCTTCCGGACGCCTCCTTTGCCGGCCAGCAGGAAACCTTCCTTAATATACGCGGTGTGGACAATGTGATCCGCGCGGCCAAGGAAGTGTTTGCCTCGCTGTTTAATGATCGTGCCATTGCCTACCGCGTGCACCAGGGCTTCGACCACAAACTGGTCGCCTTGTCGGCTGGCGTGCAGCGCATGGTTCGCTCGGAAACCGGTACTGCTGGCGTCATGTTTACCTTGGATACCGAATCCGGTTTCCGTGACGTGGTGTTTATCACCGGCGCCTACGGTTTGGGTGAAACGGTAGTGCAGGGCGCAGTCAACCCTGACGAGTTCTATGTTCATAAGCCCACCCTCGAAGCAGGTCGCCCGGCCATTCTGCGTCGCAATCTGGGCAGCAAAGCAATCAAGATGATCTATGGCGAAGTCGCCAGTGCCGGTCGCTCGGTCAAGACGGTGGATGTCGACAAGGAAGAGCGCTCACGTTTCTGCCTGAGTGATGAGGAAGTCACCAACTTGTCCCGCCAGGCGCTGATCATCGAGAAACATTATGGTCGGCCGATGGATATCGAGTGGGCCAAAGACGGTGACGACAACCAGCTGTATATCGTCCAGGCGCGCCCCGAAACGGTCAAGAGCCGCAACAACGTCAACGTCATGGAACGCTACCTGCTCAAGGAAAAGGGCGAAGTTCTGGTGGAAGGTCGTGCCATCGGCCAGCGTATTGGCGCAGGGCGAGTGCGGATCATCCACAACGTCAGCGAAATGGACAAGGTCCAGCCCGGTGATGTGCTGGTCTCCGATATGACTGATCCCGATTGGGAGCCGGTCATGAAACGCGCCAGCGCTATCGTGACCAACCGCGGCGGCCGTACCTGCCATGCGGCGATTATCGCTCGTGAGCTGGGTATTCCTGCGGTAGTGGGTACCGGTAACGCCACTTCCGAATTGCGCGATGGTCAGGAAGTGACTGTCTCCTGTGCTGAAGGTGACACCGGCATGATCTACTCCGGCCAACTGTCTTTCGACATCCGCACTAACAGCGTCGACGCCATGCCTGACCTGCCGTTCAAAATCATGATGAACGTCGGTAATCCGGATCGCGCCTTTGATTTTGCCAACCTGCCTAACGAAGGCGTGGGTCTGGCACGCCTGGAATTCATCATCAACCGCATGATTGGCGTGCATCCCAAAGCCTTGCTGAATTTCGACAGCCTGCCTGCAGATGTGCGCGACAGTGTCGAAAAACGTATCGCCGGCTACGATGATCCGGTCGGCTTCTATGTCGAAAAGCTGGTCGAAGGCATTAGCACGCTGGCCGCTGCATTCTGGCCAAAGAAGGTCATCGTCCGGCTTTCCGACTTCAAGTCGAATGAATATGCCAACCTGATTGGCGGTCGCTTGTACGAGCCGGAAGAAGAGAACCCGATGCTCGGCTTCCGCGGCGCGTCGCGTTATATCAGCGATACCTTCCGCGACTGCTTCGAGCTGGAATGCCGCGCGATGAAATATGTGCGCGACGTCATGGGCCTCACTAACGTCGAAATCATGGTGCCCTTCGTGCGTACCGTCGGCGAAGCCAAGCAGGTAGTTGAGCTGCTTGCCGAGAATGGCCTCAAACGCGGTGAAAATGGTCTGCGACTGATCATGATGTGCGAGCTTCCTGCCAATGCGTTGCTGGCCGAAGAGTTTCTTGAGCACTTCGATGGATTTTCGATTGGCTCCAATGACCTGACCCAGCTCACACTGGGTCTGGATCGTGATTCCGGCATCATCGCTCACCTGTTCGACGAGCGTAATGCAGCGGTCAAGAAGCTGCTGGCCATGGCGATTTCAGCTTGCCTCGCTGCGGACAAGTACATCGGGATTTGCGGGCAGGGTCCATCCGACCATCCCGATCTCGCCCGTTGGCTGATGCAGCAGAGCATCGAAAGCGTCTCGCTGAACCCCGACTCGGTCATGGATACCTGGTTCTTCCTGTCAGAAAACGCCCTTGAGGAGAGTTGA
- a CDS encoding pyruvate, water dikinase regulatory protein yields the protein MKRTAFFISDGTGITAETLGQSLLSQFENIEFIKLIRPYVDTVEKARNMVQQINAAAERDGERPIIFDTVVNREIRAELASCNGYMIDIFATFLAPLEQELGDGSSYSVGKSHSIQHNHHYQDRIDAVHFAMDNDDGARTQQYDNADIILVGVSRCGKTPTCIYLALQYGIRAANYPLTEDDMERLQLPPALKQHKEKLFGLTIDPERLASIREQRRPNSRYASFAQCEFEVREVENLFRRENISYVNSTTFSVEEISAKILVQMGIERRLK from the coding sequence ATGAAACGCACCGCTTTTTTCATTTCCGATGGCACAGGCATTACCGCCGAAACACTGGGTCAGAGTCTGCTGTCTCAATTCGAGAACATCGAATTCATCAAGCTGATCAGACCCTACGTTGATACCGTCGAAAAAGCGCGGAACATGGTACAACAAATCAATGCAGCTGCCGAGCGTGACGGTGAGCGGCCGATCATTTTTGACACCGTGGTCAACCGTGAGATCCGTGCGGAGCTGGCCAGTTGCAACGGCTACATGATCGATATTTTTGCCACCTTCCTCGCTCCACTTGAGCAGGAGCTGGGCGACGGATCGTCCTATTCAGTCGGCAAGTCCCACTCTATCCAGCACAATCATCATTATCAGGATCGCATTGATGCGGTGCATTTTGCGATGGACAATGACGATGGCGCCCGGACCCAACAATATGACAACGCCGATATCATTCTGGTCGGCGTATCGCGTTGCGGCAAGACACCCACCTGTATCTATCTGGCTCTGCAATACGGCATCCGCGCTGCGAACTATCCACTGACTGAAGACGACATGGAGCGGCTGCAACTGCCGCCGGCCCTCAAGCAGCACAAGGAAAAGCTCTTCGGGCTGACCATCGACCCCGAACGTCTGGCGAGTATCCGTGAGCAACGTCGCCCCAACAGTCGCTATGCCAGCTTCGCCCAATGCGAATTTGAAGTGCGCGAAGTAGAGAACCTGTTCCGCCGGGAAAATATCTCCTACGTTAATTCCACTACTTTTTCCGTAGAAGAAATATCCGCGAAAATCCTGGTGCAGATGGGTATCGAGCGTCGACTTAAATAA
- a CDS encoding CrfX protein, whose product MEDPIESRLRELMRAEADTSTPVDAHRLDRVLHKAHMRAGFFDLINLFAHWGWVLSEGGARAMKHSRPVSRRAVDDHLVTPESQEKS is encoded by the coding sequence ATGGAAGATCCTATCGAAAGCCGGCTGCGCGAATTGATGCGCGCTGAAGCCGACACATCTACACCGGTTGACGCGCATCGCCTTGACCGGGTCCTGCATAAAGCCCACATGCGCGCCGGTTTTTTTGACTTGATCAATCTGTTTGCGCATTGGGGATGGGTGCTCTCCGAAGGAGGCGCGCGGGCAATGAAACATTCGCGGCCTGTTAGTCGGCGCGCAGTGGACGATCATTTAGTCACACCTGAATCACAAGAGAAGAGCTGA